From Novosphingobium resinovorum, the proteins below share one genomic window:
- a CDS encoding GNAT family N-acetyltransferase produces the protein MSVTIQVLTGAQMLAAVGDLARLRIAVFAEWPYLYDGAEAYEESYLREFAEATDAVLVAARDGARVVGMATASPMAVQKAEFRGPFESRGLDVAGLFYFGESVLLPEYRGQGIGHAFFDHREAQARRCGAKATTFAAVVRPLDHPDLPEGYVPLDGFWRRRGYVPVEGLVTELAWKDHRDEGDRPKPMQYWMREQG, from the coding sequence ATGAGCGTGACTATCCAGGTGCTGACGGGGGCGCAGATGCTGGCGGCCGTCGGCGATCTTGCGCGGCTGCGGATCGCGGTCTTCGCCGAATGGCCCTACCTCTACGACGGCGCGGAGGCTTACGAGGAAAGCTACCTGCGCGAATTTGCCGAGGCGACCGATGCCGTGCTGGTGGCGGCGCGCGATGGAGCCCGGGTCGTGGGTATGGCGACGGCCTCTCCCATGGCGGTGCAGAAGGCGGAGTTTCGCGGGCCTTTCGAGTCGCGCGGGCTGGACGTGGCGGGGCTGTTCTACTTCGGCGAATCCGTGCTGCTGCCGGAATATCGCGGGCAGGGGATCGGCCATGCCTTCTTCGACCATCGCGAGGCGCAGGCGCGGCGGTGCGGTGCGAAGGCGACGACGTTCGCGGCGGTTGTGCGGCCTCTCGATCATCCGGACCTTCCGGAGGGATACGTGCCGCTCGACGGGTTCTGGCGCAGGCGCGGGTATGTGCCGGTCGAGGGACTGGTCACCGAACTGGCGTGGAAGGACCACCGGGATGAGGGCGATCGTCCGAAGCCGATGCAGTACTGGATGCGGGAGCAGGGGTAG
- a CDS encoding low molecular weight protein-tyrosine-phosphatase: MSNVPSVLFVCLGNICRSPLAEAALRHEAERAGLEVIADSAGTGSWHVGKGPDPRSCAEAARHGIDIHSYRARQVKAQDFRRFDRIVALDASNLADLRRLAPSDGEARLSLLLDHVPGLEGQDVADPYYGGPEGFESTWEQVSAAARALVAELKAR, encoded by the coding sequence ATGTCAAACGTACCGTCCGTCCTGTTCGTCTGCCTCGGCAACATCTGCCGCTCCCCCCTCGCCGAAGCCGCGCTGCGTCATGAGGCCGAGCGTGCCGGGCTGGAGGTGATCGCCGATTCGGCCGGCACCGGGTCATGGCATGTCGGCAAGGGACCGGACCCGCGCTCCTGCGCCGAGGCCGCGCGCCACGGCATCGACATCCACTCCTACCGCGCGCGGCAGGTAAAGGCGCAGGACTTCCGCCGTTTCGACCGCATCGTCGCGCTCGACGCCTCCAACCTCGCCGACTTGCGCCGCCTCGCGCCCTCGGATGGCGAGGCGCGCCTGTCGCTGCTGCTCGACCACGTGCCGGGGCTGGAGGGGCAGGACGTGGCCGATCCGTACTACGGCGGGCCGGAAGGGTTCGAGTCGACGTGGGAGCAGGTCAGCGCAGCGGCACGGGCGCTGGTGGCAGAGTTGAAGGCGCGATAG
- a CDS encoding response regulator: protein MPNEPLRILAVDDVRENLIALEAALDQPGVELVTASSGFEALELLLRQDFALALLDVQMPEMDGFELAELMRGTERTRGVPIIFLTAVATDERRKFRGFETGAVDYLLKPIDITVLNSKVTVFVELARQRREIAFQRDELGAALGRLRAHGDNSPMAVLEIDSSLRIVGWYKGAERTMGYTAADMLGVPLSEAPFLPPNGGREAFLKGMGELLEGGDRRAMQEHRYRRADGVLREGEWYCSSLAGTGLRPGSVMIEMLDITERRRAEDTQRLLIGELNHRVKNTLATVQAIASQGFRHARSHREFQDAFTGRLQALARAHSMLSATTWESASLRRLIADHVAIGALSEDRLLLDGPDADLPPELALRFSLVFHELATNAHKYGAFSNAVGTVRLAWTVTSHVLAMEWSEHGGPPVSPPERRGFGSTLIEHSMVSDGARIVSEFAPEGVRWSMVLPLVAGAGVAEPAPQPVPPPPVANAPASLPPMRILVVEDEPLVAMELIMEIEDGGCIAIGPATSCDQALAMIRETGPDLALLDGNLNGEKIDPVADALAARDTPFAFVSGYDREHLPRGHADRPMLNKPFVVADVRAMLLQLAESAKAPIPQKLAE, encoded by the coding sequence TTGCCGAATGAACCCTTGCGCATCCTTGCGGTGGACGACGTCCGCGAGAACCTGATCGCGCTGGAAGCCGCGCTCGACCAACCCGGCGTCGAACTCGTCACCGCATCCTCCGGGTTCGAGGCGCTGGAACTGCTGCTCAGGCAGGACTTCGCGCTGGCCCTGCTCGACGTGCAGATGCCCGAGATGGACGGCTTCGAACTGGCCGAACTCATGCGCGGGACCGAGCGGACGCGCGGCGTGCCGATCATCTTCCTCACCGCCGTCGCCACGGACGAGCGGCGCAAGTTCCGCGGCTTCGAGACCGGCGCGGTCGATTACCTGCTCAAGCCCATCGACATCACCGTACTCAATTCGAAGGTCACGGTGTTCGTCGAGCTGGCCCGCCAGCGCCGCGAGATCGCATTCCAGCGCGATGAACTCGGCGCCGCGCTGGGCCGTCTGCGCGCGCATGGCGACAATTCGCCAATGGCGGTGCTGGAGATCGACTCCAGCCTGCGCATCGTCGGTTGGTACAAGGGCGCCGAACGCACGATGGGCTACACGGCAGCCGACATGCTCGGCGTGCCCCTTTCGGAAGCGCCGTTCCTGCCGCCGAACGGCGGGCGCGAGGCGTTCCTCAAGGGCATGGGCGAACTGCTCGAAGGCGGCGACCGCCGCGCCATGCAGGAGCACCGCTACCGCCGCGCTGACGGGGTGCTGCGCGAAGGCGAATGGTACTGTTCCTCGCTCGCGGGCACTGGCCTGCGCCCGGGCAGCGTGATGATCGAGATGCTCGACATCACCGAACGCCGCCGCGCCGAGGACACCCAGCGCCTGCTCATCGGCGAACTCAACCACCGGGTGAAGAACACGCTGGCAACGGTGCAGGCGATCGCCTCGCAGGGGTTCCGCCATGCCCGCTCGCACCGGGAGTTCCAGGACGCCTTCACCGGCCGCCTGCAGGCACTGGCGCGCGCACACTCGATGCTCAGCGCGACCACGTGGGAGAGCGCGAGCCTGCGCCGCCTCATCGCCGACCACGTCGCCATCGGTGCGCTCAGCGAGGATAGGCTGCTGCTCGACGGCCCCGACGCCGACCTGCCACCCGAACTGGCGCTGCGCTTCTCGCTGGTGTTCCACGAACTCGCCACCAATGCGCACAAGTACGGGGCGTTCTCCAATGCGGTCGGCACCGTGCGCCTCGCCTGGACCGTCACCAGCCACGTGCTGGCGATGGAATGGAGCGAACACGGCGGCCCGCCAGTCTCTCCCCCTGAGCGGCGCGGCTTCGGCTCGACCCTGATCGAGCACAGCATGGTTTCCGACGGCGCGCGCATCGTCTCCGAGTTCGCGCCCGAAGGCGTGCGTTGGTCGATGGTGCTGCCCCTAGTTGCAGGCGCGGGCGTCGCCGAACCCGCCCCGCAGCCCGTCCCGCCACCACCCGTCGCAAACGCGCCCGCCTCCCTGCCGCCGATGCGCATCCTCGTCGTCGAGGACGAGCCGCTGGTCGCGATGGAACTGATCATGGAGATCGAGGACGGCGGCTGCATCGCCATCGGCCCTGCGACGTCGTGCGATCAGGCCCTCGCCATGATCCGCGAAACCGGGCCGGACCTCGCGCTTCTCGACGGCAATCTCAACGGCGAGAAGATCGACCCCGTCGCCGACGCCCTTGCCGCACGCGACACGCCCTTCGCTTTCGTCAGCGGCTACGACCGCGAGCATCTGCCGCGCGGACATGCCGACCGGCCGATGCTCAACAAGCCCTTCGTCGTCGCCGACGTGCGGGCGATGCTGCTGCAGCTGGCCGAAAGCGCGAAGGCGCCTATCCCCCAGAAACTCGCGGAGTGA
- a CDS encoding CheR family methyltransferase, with translation MMVIRSGDSLNDIELDLIVEAIWRRYQYDFRDYSRASLLRRLERAQAHFGVAHLSGLLDVILHDSASLPVLIGFLTIQVSDMFRDPEYFRMIRETVIPHLATWPTIKVWIAGCANGEEFYSLAILFREAGLEDRTMFYCTDISRPALAKAEAGIFDIERIAGFSRNYREAGGKGSLSDYYTANSNVARFDPALRRRAVFADHNLASDAVFSEVQLVSSRNVLIYFDRALQDRALGLFAQSLPPGGFLGLGSKETVAFSAETECFSDFAPAEKIWRRTTHHVQEAAFAE, from the coding sequence ATGATGGTCATCCGCTCCGGCGACAGCCTGAACGACATCGAACTGGACCTCATCGTCGAGGCCATCTGGCGGCGCTACCAGTACGATTTCCGCGATTATTCGCGCGCCTCGCTGCTGCGCCGCCTCGAACGCGCGCAAGCCCATTTCGGCGTGGCGCACCTCTCCGGTCTGCTCGACGTGATCCTCCACGATTCCGCCAGCCTGCCGGTGCTGATCGGCTTCCTGACCATCCAGGTCAGCGACATGTTCCGCGACCCCGAATATTTCCGAATGATCCGCGAGACGGTGATCCCCCACCTCGCCACATGGCCGACGATCAAGGTGTGGATCGCGGGCTGCGCCAACGGCGAGGAGTTCTACTCCCTCGCCATCCTGTTCCGCGAGGCGGGGCTGGAGGATCGCACGATGTTCTATTGCACCGACATCAGCCGCCCCGCGCTGGCCAAGGCCGAGGCAGGCATCTTCGATATCGAGCGCATTGCCGGCTTCTCGCGCAATTACCGCGAGGCGGGCGGCAAGGGTTCGCTTTCGGACTACTACACCGCCAACAGCAACGTCGCCCGCTTCGATCCGGCGCTGCGCCGCCGCGCGGTCTTCGCCGACCACAATCTCGCCAGCGACGCGGTGTTCTCCGAGGTCCAGCTGGTGTCGAGCCGCAACGTGCTGATCTATTTCGACCGCGCCCTGCAGGACCGCGCGCTCGGCCTCTTCGCCCAGTCGCTGCCGCCCGGCGGCTTCCTCGGCCTCGGCTCCAAGGAGACCGTCGCGTTCTCGGCGGAGACCGAGTGCTTTTCAGACTTCGCCCCGGCCGAGAAAATCTGGCGGCGCACCACGCACCATGTGCAGGAGGCCGCCTTTGCCGAATGA